In Ctenopharyngodon idella isolate HZGC_01 chromosome 20, HZGC01, whole genome shotgun sequence, the following proteins share a genomic window:
- the tfap2d gene encoding transcription factor AP-2-delta isoform X1 — MSATFPGLVHDAEIRHDGSNSYRLMQLGCLESVANSSVAYSSSSPLTYPATGTEFASPYFPTNHQYTPLHHQSFHYEFQHSHPAVNPDAYSLNSLHHSQQYYQQLHHGEPADFINLHNARALKSSCLDEQRRELGCLDAYRRHDLSIMSHGSQYGMHPEQRLLPGAGLGLPPPGADDLQGSVDAQCGLVLNGQGGVIRRGGTCVVNPTDLFCSVPGRLSLLSSTSKYKVTIAEVKRRLSPPECLNASLLGGILRRAKSKNGGRCLREKLDRLGLNLPAGRRKAANVTLLTSLVEGEALHLARDFGYTCETEFPTKAVGEHLARQHTEPKEQNARKKMVLATKQICKEFQDLLSQDRSPLGSSRPTPILDLDIQRHLTHFSLITHGFGTPAICAALSTFQTILSEMLNYLEKHSANKSAGTPDTSQINSNSDKTLRKTTEAPMKDGKIEKTE; from the exons ATGTCAGCCACATTTCCGGGACTGGTGCACGATGCGGAG ATACGTCACGACGGATCAAACAGCTACCGTTTGATGCAACTCGGATGCTTGGAATCTGTGGCCAATTCGTCTGTCGCTTACTCTTCGTCGTCTCCGCTTACATACCCAGCTACCGGAACCGAATTTGCCTCCCCGTATTTTCCCACGAACCACCAGTACACGCCCTTACACCACCAGTCCTTCCACTACGAGTTCCAGCACAGCCACCCGGCCGTGAACCCGGACGCGTACTCGTTAAACTCTCTCCATCACTCGCAGCAGTATTACCAGCAGCTCCATCACGGCGAACCGGCGGACTTCATCAACCTTCACAACGCCCGGGCGCTCAAGTCCTCGTGCCTGGACGAACAGCGGCGGGAACTGGGCTGCCTGGACGCGTACCGTAGGCATGACCTGTCAATCATGAGCCACGGCTCTCAGTACGGCATGCACCCCGAGCAAAGACTGCTGCCCGGGGCGGGTCTGGGGCTGCCGCCACCGGGGGCCGATGACCTACAG GGATCTGTAGACGCGCAATGCGGACTCGTGTTAAATGGCCAAGGAGGAGTGATCCGGAGAG GTGGCACGTGCGTAGTGAATCCTACAGACCTGTTCTGCTCTGTACCAGGAAGACTTTCTCTTCTCAGCTCTACCTCAAAGTACAAAGTCACCATCGCTGAAGTCAAACGCCGCCTGTCTCCTCCAGAGTGTCTCAATGCCTCACTACTCGGTGGGATATTAAGAAG AGCCAAGTCAAAGAACGGCGGTCGCTGCCTCAGGGAGAAACTGGACAGGTTGGGACTCAATCTCCCAGCAGGCCGCAGGAAAGCGGCGAACGTCACGCTGTTGACCTCTTTAGTGGAAG GGGAAGCGCTACATCTGGCTCGGGACTTTGGTTACACCTGTGAGACAGAGTTTCCCACCAAAGCGGTCGGGGAGCATCTCGCCCGCCAGCACACGGAACCAAAGGAACAGAACGCGCGCAAGAAAATGGTGCTGGCCACCAA GCAGATCTGTAAGGAATTTCAGGATTTGTTAAGTCAAGATCGATCTCCACTCGGTTCTTCTAGACCAACACCTATTCTGGACTTGGACATTCAGAGACATCTAACACACTTCAG TCTAATCACGCATGGATTTGGTACGCCGGCGATTTGTGCGGCTCTTAGCACCTTTCAAACGATCCTCAGCGAAATGCTTAATTACCTGGAGAAACACTCAGCCAATAAGAGCGCAGGAACGCCAGACACCAGCCAGATCAACTCCAACTCGGACAAAACACTGCGCAAAACCACCGAAGCACCGATGAAGGACGGTAAAATCGAGAAAACAGAATGA
- the tfap2d gene encoding transcription factor AP-2-delta isoform X2, with protein sequence MQLGCLESVANSSVAYSSSSPLTYPATGTEFASPYFPTNHQYTPLHHQSFHYEFQHSHPAVNPDAYSLNSLHHSQQYYQQLHHGEPADFINLHNARALKSSCLDEQRRELGCLDAYRRHDLSIMSHGSQYGMHPEQRLLPGAGLGLPPPGADDLQGSVDAQCGLVLNGQGGVIRRGGTCVVNPTDLFCSVPGRLSLLSSTSKYKVTIAEVKRRLSPPECLNASLLGGILRRAKSKNGGRCLREKLDRLGLNLPAGRRKAANVTLLTSLVEGEALHLARDFGYTCETEFPTKAVGEHLARQHTEPKEQNARKKMVLATKQICKEFQDLLSQDRSPLGSSRPTPILDLDIQRHLTHFSLITHGFGTPAICAALSTFQTILSEMLNYLEKHSANKSAGTPDTSQINSNSDKTLRKTTEAPMKDGKIEKTE encoded by the exons ATGCAACTCGGATGCTTGGAATCTGTGGCCAATTCGTCTGTCGCTTACTCTTCGTCGTCTCCGCTTACATACCCAGCTACCGGAACCGAATTTGCCTCCCCGTATTTTCCCACGAACCACCAGTACACGCCCTTACACCACCAGTCCTTCCACTACGAGTTCCAGCACAGCCACCCGGCCGTGAACCCGGACGCGTACTCGTTAAACTCTCTCCATCACTCGCAGCAGTATTACCAGCAGCTCCATCACGGCGAACCGGCGGACTTCATCAACCTTCACAACGCCCGGGCGCTCAAGTCCTCGTGCCTGGACGAACAGCGGCGGGAACTGGGCTGCCTGGACGCGTACCGTAGGCATGACCTGTCAATCATGAGCCACGGCTCTCAGTACGGCATGCACCCCGAGCAAAGACTGCTGCCCGGGGCGGGTCTGGGGCTGCCGCCACCGGGGGCCGATGACCTACAG GGATCTGTAGACGCGCAATGCGGACTCGTGTTAAATGGCCAAGGAGGAGTGATCCGGAGAG GTGGCACGTGCGTAGTGAATCCTACAGACCTGTTCTGCTCTGTACCAGGAAGACTTTCTCTTCTCAGCTCTACCTCAAAGTACAAAGTCACCATCGCTGAAGTCAAACGCCGCCTGTCTCCTCCAGAGTGTCTCAATGCCTCACTACTCGGTGGGATATTAAGAAG AGCCAAGTCAAAGAACGGCGGTCGCTGCCTCAGGGAGAAACTGGACAGGTTGGGACTCAATCTCCCAGCAGGCCGCAGGAAAGCGGCGAACGTCACGCTGTTGACCTCTTTAGTGGAAG GGGAAGCGCTACATCTGGCTCGGGACTTTGGTTACACCTGTGAGACAGAGTTTCCCACCAAAGCGGTCGGGGAGCATCTCGCCCGCCAGCACACGGAACCAAAGGAACAGAACGCGCGCAAGAAAATGGTGCTGGCCACCAA GCAGATCTGTAAGGAATTTCAGGATTTGTTAAGTCAAGATCGATCTCCACTCGGTTCTTCTAGACCAACACCTATTCTGGACTTGGACATTCAGAGACATCTAACACACTTCAG TCTAATCACGCATGGATTTGGTACGCCGGCGATTTGTGCGGCTCTTAGCACCTTTCAAACGATCCTCAGCGAAATGCTTAATTACCTGGAGAAACACTCAGCCAATAAGAGCGCAGGAACGCCAGACACCAGCCAGATCAACTCCAACTCGGACAAAACACTGCGCAAAACCACCGAAGCACCGATGAAGGACGGTAAAATCGAGAAAACAGAATGA